The following proteins come from a genomic window of Crassostrea angulata isolate pt1a10 chromosome 1, ASM2561291v2, whole genome shotgun sequence:
- the LOC128169668 gene encoding MKRN2 opposite strand protein-like encodes MSRQSTPDILCWQHCDKLTNILCFSVPPVCPLCHYNTTHSPSRIPPYKLPSPLTNAGESPVSLVVRPTVGTFLRNYDNSVNLHIGVTDTKGTVYDYDEDGVHVGVAGWEECLVIPLSNRGVTPQIYHLWDATLHNLSQSNMWTKSKYIEDRHNCFDFVIFFLKQVGFSRQNLSAESRSALTHDIILPQMSKVVQYITLYRNIASFSYVCQDVQTKSLMKK; translated from the exons ATGTCCAGACAAAGCACGCCGGATATCCTGTGCTGGCAGCACTGTGACAAGCTGACCAATATTCTGTGTTTTTCTGTCCCTCCTGTTTGTCCTCTGTGTCACTATAACACGACTCACTCGCCTAGTCGTATCCCCCCTTACAAACTCCCCTCACCCCTCACCAATGCTGGAGAGTCACCGGTGTCACTGGTTGTAAGACCAACAGTTGGAACTTTTCTCAG AAATTATGACAATTCTGTCAATCTACACATCGGAGTGACTGATACAAAAG GCACAGTGTATGACTATGATGAAGATGGGGTTCATGTAGGGGTAGCAGGGTGGGAGGAATGCCTCGTGATTCCACTGTCAAATAGAGGCGTCACACCCCAGATCTACCATCTCTGGGATGCCACGCTTCATAACCTATCTCAGTCCAATATGTGGACAAAGTCAAA GTACATTGAGGACCGTCACAACTGCTTTGATTTTGTGATCTTCTTCTTGAAGCAGGTTGGGTTCAGCAGACAAAATCTCTCTGCTGAGAGTAGGAGTGCACTGACCCATGACATTATTCTACCTCAGATGTCAAAGGTTGTTCAGTACATTACACTCTATAGGAATATAGCAAGCTTTTCTTACGTGTGTCAGGATGTTCAAACAAAATCTCTCATGAAAAAGTGA
- the LOC128176029 gene encoding LOW QUALITY PROTEIN: E3 SUMO-protein ligase NSE2-like (The sequence of the model RefSeq protein was modified relative to this genomic sequence to represent the inferred CDS: deleted 1 base in 1 codon) — protein MAQFAVIEQAKKSLKTVQDYIKVGMETTIDVAQDIAESKIESEKEIDTLKSVMQDYVQMERDLEDFMNSVEDVTNQAAQSQEAIDLEESVEKRLQDYKNRSRKLPLEGHEKFLDLTEKIAGILNPDGEVNCIPQTPVCGGDEEMVLTQSDVNTRCPYTGKDMVNPVTNKHCKHNYDRDGIYYYIKIKKNKAKCPVGGCMNENPIKKEDLVENKELKRYIEKKIRQEKKSKK, from the exons ATGGCACAATTTGCTGTTATTGAACAAGccaaaaaatctttgaagaCAGTTCAGGATTATATTAAAGTAGGAATGGAAACAACTATCGATGTTGCTCAAGATATTGCAGAAAGTAAAATTG AGAGTGAGAAAGAAATTGATACCTTGAAGAGTGTCATGCAAGACTATGTGCAAATGGAGCGAGATTTAGAAGATTTCATGAATTCAGTTGAAGATGTGACAAACCAG GCTGCCCAGTCTCAAGAAGCCATTGATTTAGAAGAATCGGTAGAGAAGAGGCTCCAGGATTATAAGAACAGAAGTCGGAAGCTTCCACTAGAGGGGCATGAGAAATTCTTGGATCTGACAGAAAAAATAGCAGGAATCCTAAATCCAG ACGGGGAGGTGAACTGTATCCCGCAGACTCCGGTCTGTGGGGGGGACGAGGAGATGGTGCTGACCCAGTCTGACGTCAACACGAGGTGTCCCTACACAGGCAAGGACATGGTGAACCCGGTCACCAACAAACACTGTAAACACAACTATGACAGG GACGGAATCTATTACTACATCAAAATCAAGAAGAACAAGGCAAA GTGCCCAGTTGGTGGTTGTATGAATGAAAATCCAATCAAAAAGGAAGATTTAGTGGAAAACAAAGAACTTAAGAGATATATTGAGAAGAAAATCCGCCAAGAgaagaaatcaaagaaataa